A stretch of the Geovibrio thiophilus genome encodes the following:
- the glmU gene encoding bifunctional UDP-N-acetylglucosamine diphosphorylase/glucosamine-1-phosphate N-acetyltransferase GlmU, with translation MKILALILAAGKGTRMKSSKPKVLFESAGKPMIDYVINAASSCGADAVNIVIGSGAEDVKSHIGGRASFSLQENQRGTADAVLAAENAIQNHGGRVLILCGDMPLVRPETLSKFIEAAGNHAVSFISVSVKKPFGYGRVVRGGGGSVIKIVEEKDANDQEKKINEVNTGIYFCDSAVLLDRLSRVGSNNAQNEFYLTDIVKEGAFAYKAEDENEFLGVNNRVQLAEASKALWKRRAVRFMEQGVSIFDPDTFYADEETEIENDAEIYPNVYLHGKNIIKTGSVIMSGCRITDSVIGENCEIKDNCCITESKVGAGSSVGPMAQLRPGTVLEGKNKIGNFVETKKAVLGSGSKASHLTYLGDAEIGKDVNIGCGTITCNYDGIKKYKTVIEDGVFVGSDVQLVAPVKIGKGALLAAGSTITKDVPADALAMTRADMKIKEGWVSRWKSTKKKDK, from the coding sequence ATGAAAATTCTCGCTCTTATCCTCGCTGCGGGCAAGGGAACCCGCATGAAATCCTCCAAGCCCAAAGTTCTTTTTGAATCGGCAGGAAAACCGATGATAGATTATGTCATAAACGCTGCCTCCTCCTGCGGGGCGGATGCCGTGAATATTGTAATAGGCAGCGGCGCGGAGGATGTTAAGTCCCATATCGGGGGGAGAGCCTCCTTCAGTCTTCAGGAAAACCAGCGCGGAACAGCGGACGCTGTGCTGGCGGCTGAGAACGCAATACAGAACCACGGCGGGCGTGTGCTGATCCTCTGCGGGGATATGCCCCTTGTCAGACCTGAAACCCTTTCCAAGTTTATCGAAGCAGCCGGAAACCATGCCGTGAGCTTTATCAGTGTCAGCGTAAAAAAACCTTTCGGATACGGGCGTGTGGTCAGGGGAGGCGGCGGCTCTGTCATTAAGATAGTCGAAGAGAAGGACGCAAACGATCAGGAAAAAAAGATAAATGAAGTAAATACCGGAATATATTTCTGCGACTCCGCCGTTCTGCTGGACAGGCTCTCCCGTGTGGGCAGCAATAACGCCCAGAACGAGTTCTATCTCACTGATATAGTTAAAGAAGGCGCCTTCGCGTACAAGGCGGAGGATGAGAACGAATTTTTAGGCGTGAACAACCGTGTTCAGCTTGCGGAAGCTTCCAAGGCTCTCTGGAAGCGCAGGGCGGTAAGATTCATGGAACAGGGGGTCAGCATTTTCGATCCCGATACGTTTTATGCGGATGAGGAAACAGAAATAGAAAACGATGCAGAGATATATCCCAATGTTTATCTTCACGGGAAAAATATAATAAAAACCGGAAGCGTAATAATGTCCGGCTGCCGCATAACTGATTCGGTGATCGGTGAGAACTGCGAAATCAAGGACAACTGCTGTATAACCGAAAGTAAAGTCGGCGCCGGCAGCTCGGTGGGTCCCATGGCGCAGCTCCGCCCGGGCACAGTGCTTGAGGGGAAGAACAAGATCGGCAATTTTGTGGAAACAAAGAAGGCTGTTCTCGGTTCCGGCAGTAAGGCAAGCCACCTTACTTATCTCGGAGACGCCGAGATAGGCAAAGATGTAAACATAGGCTGCGGTACAATTACCTGTAATTATGACGGGATAAAGAAGTATAAGACTGTCATAGAAGACGGTGTTTTTGTGGGGAGCGATGTTCAGCTTGTGGCTCCGGTGAAGATCGGCAAAGGCGCACTTCTGGCGGCGGGTTCCACCATTACAAAGGATGTGCCCGCAGACGCTCTCGCTATGACAAGGGCGGATATGAAGATAAAGGAAGGCTGGGTCTCCCGCTGGAAAAGTACAAAGAAGAAAGATAAATAG
- a CDS encoding pilus assembly protein, which produces MKKISLLLFIFLLCLKPASADMMNYCGSGNNSSLPPFLSSSVSPLVMFVMGRDHKLYYEAYNDATDLDGDGFIDIGYKHDIDYYGYFDSYKCYTYTTSGTARFNPSGTTDDKYCGGTGEWSGNFLNWLTMSRMDVLRKVLYGGHRKTDGADETVLSSTYIPRDAHSWGKEYWGSDTRDLTPYDAPSNFTCDMPDAATPWNAASQILFVTYRDGVDKGCGTSHDNMISTFSPQDYTGHKFVTSINYSDTGQGNQISSHGNIMYVMKFRVPNSRWYHFSVDSDDGGELEVNNTIIASYYGCHGYTGNTNYNGSIYLQSGTDHTLIVRVRESAGDDGARVQYRIRNSANNGWSTDWKILSQTNMNTDSITFRAPNVPSTTQGQCSLKTNDFINTGEPFYGADVNTVSKRHLFCMTSDAVNADHLIKVARNQTKRKWEWASTERPVCSDSVVSPDEKRYVRVKVCDSSAGEETNCYDYGSGSKKPTGLLQRYGTGSGETICSKTNEKAASCVDGDGFLVKESPMYFGMITGSYEKNLSGGVLRKNITSMAEEINANGTFVTTVPTKGSIIRSLSTLQINDYDYGSDSYNSNCGWITDGPLEEGECKAWGNPIGEMYWEALRYLAGKGSATSGYTYSSSTDGGLSLPKPSWVDPYSNFPYCAKPNIIILSDVNPSYDDGVPASGTLEDYNKSELFSGMSQNEELSGNYFIGNNGILNDFMCSAKSLSSLGSALGLCPEEPTKKGTYNTAALAYYAKTKFTDNSDAHPVTDYLPNIDTHSVALASPLPEIVINVNSSSQVKIVPLGKSVGGSGISCGYSINNSTYGLILNGTGFCPSNGIVDFYAETISETSGRFRINFEDVEQGADHDMDAIARYDYVVNANGTVTISLTSEYAAGGINQAMGFIITGTSADGVYLPISDLADGSSNAAINGLPLTWSKTFTPGGTNASLLKDPLWYAAKYGGFNDSNGDGLPDLDAEWDEDGDSVPDNYHFITNPLELEQKLAEVFQDILKKVSSGTAVSIDKTKNNGMLLNHAVFYPNKDFGDSSASTTLSWIGQLFTYWFYSKDSYQSIIEDTDKNKILEMGEGKDKILEFYIDSSGTLQIDKYATTAYGGKGARTNYNTSLDDVAYLWEGGASLAQTPAASRIVYTNVDGSLVRFTQANADQFLGNFGNLAETCLGSAANLINYVLGVDTAGCRSRTYTDSDGNQVVYKLGDIINSSPVMINHPKKTGKPGYVMTYVGANDGMLHAFRAGRVMSAIGGMKLSDDTSVTTGANLGKEEWAFIPKNALPYLRYLADPDYCHLYYNDLTPHIIEEDGNNDGYIDRRILIGGMRLGGACGVSGGDSVNPPSDTCSDTSSADCVGLSSYYALDITDQNNPALLWEFSEPHLGFSFSGPAYIKKGGSRYIMFLSGPTDYAGSSAQRLSVFVLNLNSDFTLKSTGGIVKFTGESRSGFYNVSALAPYTNTFGGKLFSKGVDYGGDGDTDTVFFGVSQYKSSAWTGNVLGVSITSETPSEWTFNNVFDSSYGAAKPVTASVEHMSCFDMNYIYFGTGRWFYKTDESGSGSSDRNYLYGVRIDGCKDGDCDLSEAESDVCSDITGPNDKYAWKKALLGRGVDDLMERLIANPATTQYSNVVYFNTTMPNADICAAGGQHRIWSINCATGKNAPDYTCPGYSVTTVPSVVDPGAAPTIIDDYCAEHPDDKRCDPNYCLQHPDDPDCLEEIPDPEFSPEPGTGEPDPLEPDRTTRKGKLLFWIER; this is translated from the coding sequence ATGAAAAAAATAAGCCTGCTTCTGTTTATTTTCCTTTTATGCCTCAAGCCTGCCTCCGCCGATATGATGAACTACTGCGGAAGCGGAAACAATTCCAGTCTTCCTCCCTTCCTTTCCTCAAGTGTTTCTCCGCTGGTGATGTTTGTCATGGGGCGGGATCACAAGCTTTACTACGAAGCGTACAACGACGCCACAGACCTTGACGGAGACGGTTTCATAGATATAGGCTACAAACACGATATAGACTATTACGGCTACTTCGATTCATATAAATGCTACACCTACACCACCTCCGGCACAGCCCGCTTCAATCCCTCCGGCACAACTGACGACAAATACTGCGGCGGAACAGGGGAGTGGAGCGGAAACTTCCTGAACTGGCTTACCATGTCCCGGATGGATGTTCTGCGCAAGGTTCTTTACGGCGGGCACAGAAAAACTGACGGAGCGGATGAAACGGTTCTCTCCAGCACCTATATACCCCGTGACGCACACTCATGGGGCAAGGAATACTGGGGCAGCGACACAAGGGATCTCACCCCTTATGACGCTCCTTCAAACTTTACATGCGATATGCCGGATGCCGCCACTCCTTGGAATGCGGCGAGTCAGATACTGTTTGTTACCTACCGTGACGGTGTGGATAAGGGCTGCGGCACAAGCCATGACAACATGATTTCCACTTTCAGCCCGCAGGACTATACAGGGCATAAGTTCGTAACATCAATAAACTACAGCGACACCGGACAGGGCAATCAGATCAGCAGTCACGGCAACATAATGTATGTTATGAAATTCCGTGTGCCGAACAGCAGATGGTATCATTTCTCAGTAGATTCAGATGACGGCGGCGAGCTTGAGGTAAACAACACCATAATCGCATCCTATTACGGCTGCCACGGCTACACAGGCAATACAAACTACAATGGCAGCATATATCTTCAGTCCGGCACTGACCACACCCTGATAGTCAGGGTGAGGGAAAGCGCAGGGGATGACGGCGCAAGGGTTCAGTACAGGATAAGAAACAGCGCCAACAACGGGTGGTCAACCGACTGGAAGATCCTCAGCCAGACGAATATGAATACAGACAGCATAACCTTCCGCGCTCCGAATGTTCCCTCCACCACTCAGGGACAGTGCAGCCTGAAAACAAACGATTTTATAAACACCGGCGAACCGTTCTACGGAGCGGATGTGAATACCGTTTCCAAACGTCACCTCTTCTGTATGACCTCAGACGCGGTTAACGCGGATCACCTTATAAAGGTTGCCAGAAACCAGACCAAACGCAAATGGGAATGGGCGTCAACCGAGCGTCCTGTCTGCTCCGACAGCGTTGTATCCCCCGATGAAAAGAGATATGTGCGTGTTAAGGTCTGCGATTCCTCCGCTGGAGAAGAAACCAACTGCTACGACTACGGCTCCGGAAGTAAGAAACCTACGGGTCTGCTCCAGAGGTACGGCACGGGCAGCGGAGAAACGATCTGCTCCAAAACCAATGAGAAAGCCGCCTCATGCGTGGACGGGGACGGCTTCCTAGTGAAGGAATCCCCGATGTATTTCGGCATGATCACCGGCTCATACGAGAAGAACCTCTCCGGCGGTGTATTGAGAAAAAATATCACCTCCATGGCGGAAGAGATAAACGCCAACGGAACATTCGTAACCACCGTGCCGACAAAGGGCAGCATAATACGCTCACTCAGCACATTGCAGATAAATGACTATGATTACGGCAGCGACTCCTACAACAGCAACTGCGGCTGGATAACCGACGGACCCCTTGAGGAGGGGGAATGCAAGGCGTGGGGCAACCCCATAGGCGAAATGTACTGGGAGGCTCTGCGTTATCTGGCGGGGAAAGGTTCTGCCACATCCGGCTACACCTACTCAAGCTCCACAGACGGGGGGCTGAGCCTGCCCAAACCCTCATGGGTTGATCCTTACTCCAATTTCCCCTACTGCGCCAAACCGAATATCATCATACTCAGCGATGTTAACCCCAGCTATGATGACGGTGTGCCTGCTTCGGGAACTCTTGAGGATTACAACAAATCCGAGCTGTTCAGCGGAATGAGCCAGAATGAGGAGCTTTCAGGCAATTATTTCATAGGCAACAACGGTATACTGAACGATTTCATGTGCTCGGCAAAAAGCCTTTCATCCCTCGGCAGCGCCCTTGGTCTCTGCCCTGAGGAGCCCACGAAGAAGGGAACCTACAACACCGCGGCGCTTGCTTACTACGCAAAAACAAAGTTTACGGATAACTCCGACGCGCATCCGGTTACGGATTACCTGCCTAATATCGACACCCACTCCGTTGCCCTCGCCTCCCCCCTGCCTGAGATCGTTATAAATGTAAACAGCAGCAGTCAGGTTAAAATAGTTCCTCTCGGCAAATCAGTGGGCGGCAGCGGCATAAGCTGCGGTTACTCCATTAATAACAGTACTTACGGGCTGATACTCAACGGTACGGGCTTTTGCCCCTCCAACGGGATTGTTGACTTCTACGCCGAAACGATAAGCGAAACAAGCGGACGCTTCCGCATCAACTTTGAGGACGTCGAGCAGGGCGCCGACCATGATATGGACGCCATAGCAAGGTATGACTATGTGGTGAACGCAAACGGAACGGTTACCATAAGTCTCACTTCGGAATACGCTGCGGGCGGAATCAATCAGGCGATGGGCTTCATCATCACCGGAACATCTGCGGACGGCGTCTACCTGCCTATATCGGATTTAGCTGACGGGTCAAGCAATGCTGCGATAAACGGTCTGCCTTTGACATGGTCAAAGACATTTACCCCCGGGGGCACCAACGCTTCACTCCTGAAGGATCCCCTTTGGTACGCGGCGAAATACGGCGGCTTCAACGACTCCAACGGGGACGGTCTGCCTGATCTGGACGCTGAGTGGGACGAAGACGGCGACAGCGTGCCGGACAACTACCATTTCATAACGAATCCCCTTGAGCTTGAGCAAAAGCTCGCGGAGGTATTTCAGGACATACTTAAAAAGGTTTCCTCCGGTACGGCGGTTTCCATAGATAAAACCAAAAACAACGGCATGCTGCTCAACCACGCTGTGTTTTACCCTAATAAAGACTTCGGCGATTCGTCAGCCTCCACCACCCTTTCTTGGATAGGGCAGCTCTTCACATACTGGTTCTACTCAAAGGACAGTTACCAGAGCATAATCGAAGACACTGACAAGAATAAGATACTTGAGATGGGAGAGGGAAAGGATAAAATACTTGAGTTTTACATAGACTCCTCAGGCACTCTCCAGATCGATAAATATGCCACAACCGCTTACGGCGGCAAGGGAGCCAGAACCAACTACAATACCTCTCTGGATGATGTGGCTTATCTCTGGGAGGGCGGAGCTTCTCTGGCGCAGACGCCTGCCGCTTCAAGGATTGTCTACACAAACGTGGACGGTAGTCTGGTGCGGTTTACTCAGGCAAACGCCGATCAGTTCCTCGGTAATTTCGGCAATCTCGCAGAAACCTGCCTCGGCAGTGCGGCAAACCTTATTAATTATGTACTTGGTGTTGATACAGCCGGATGCCGTTCCAGAACATACACGGATTCAGACGGAAATCAGGTTGTGTACAAGCTCGGCGACATAATTAACTCAAGCCCTGTTATGATAAATCATCCGAAAAAGACAGGCAAGCCGGGCTATGTCATGACATATGTAGGCGCCAATGACGGCATGCTCCATGCCTTCCGTGCCGGCAGGGTCATGAGCGCCATAGGCGGGATGAAGCTCAGCGACGACACAAGCGTAACCACCGGCGCTAATCTCGGAAAAGAGGAATGGGCATTCATTCCGAAAAATGCCCTGCCCTATCTGCGGTATCTGGCAGATCCGGATTACTGCCATCTTTACTATAACGATCTCACTCCCCATATAATAGAGGAAGACGGCAACAATGACGGCTATATCGACAGAAGAATACTCATCGGCGGCATGAGGCTCGGCGGTGCCTGCGGCGTGAGCGGCGGTGATTCCGTCAACCCTCCGTCCGATACATGCTCTGATACGTCAAGCGCGGACTGCGTTGGGCTTTCGTCCTATTACGCCCTTGATATAACCGACCAGAACAATCCCGCGCTTCTGTGGGAGTTCAGCGAGCCTCATCTGGGCTTCAGCTTCTCCGGTCCCGCTTACATAAAAAAAGGCGGCAGCCGCTACATAATGTTTCTCTCAGGTCCCACGGACTACGCTGGCTCCTCGGCGCAGAGACTCAGTGTTTTTGTGTTGAATCTCAACAGCGATTTCACGCTCAAGTCAACAGGCGGCATAGTTAAATTCACCGGAGAAAGCAGATCGGGCTTTTATAATGTTTCCGCTCTTGCCCCTTATACCAATACCTTCGGCGGAAAACTGTTCAGCAAAGGCGTTGATTACGGCGGCGACGGGGATACGGATACAGTTTTCTTCGGAGTCAGCCAGTATAAGAGCAGCGCATGGACAGGCAACGTGCTCGGCGTATCCATCACTTCCGAGACACCGTCTGAATGGACGTTCAACAATGTGTTCGACAGCAGCTACGGAGCGGCGAAGCCTGTTACGGCAAGTGTTGAGCATATGAGCTGTTTTGATATGAACTATATCTACTTCGGAACCGGAAGATGGTTCTATAAGACAGACGAGTCCGGCAGCGGCTCAAGCGACCGGAACTATCTCTACGGTGTGCGCATCGACGGCTGCAAGGACGGTGATTGTGATCTCAGCGAGGCGGAAAGTGACGTATGCAGCGATATAACGGGACCAAACGATAAATACGCATGGAAGAAAGCGCTTCTCGGAAGGGGGGTGGATGACCTTATGGAAAGGCTTATCGCCAATCCCGCCACCACTCAGTATTCCAATGTGGTGTATTTCAATACCACTATGCCGAACGCGGATATATGCGCGGCCGGCGGTCAGCACAGGATATGGTCAATAAACTGCGCCACAGGCAAAAACGCCCCCGACTATACATGCCCCGGATACAGTGTGACAACTGTGCCGTCGGTTGTGGATCCCGGCGCCGCGCCGACTATTATTGATGATTACTGCGCCGAGCACCCCGATGATAAAAGATGCGATCCGAATTACTGCCTGCAGCATCCGGATGATCCGGATTGTCTGGAGGAGATTCCCGATCCGGAATTCAGCCCTGAACCGGGCACGGGAGAGCCTGATCCGCTTGAACCGGACAGAACCACCCGCAAGGGCAAGCTCCTCTTCTGGATAGAGAGATGA
- a CDS encoding type IV pilus modification PilV family protein codes for MRDNRGFTLMEVLVSMVIMSVIMLSLAYGYIIVKQRNLSDLMRHKAEEVIQTVFEEFRTMDFDDLEDQPASLPDDLEFDETQNLNAYCDPEDDEVPDDPICTGRFVFRSSSGEDVGRVDYEVVYKVFSDDADNLGLENSASVVATICWRHRGDLKFLSRKSVIMKEGML; via the coding sequence ATGCGAGATAACAGAGGCTTTACCCTTATGGAAGTGCTTGTATCCATGGTTATCATGTCGGTAATCATGCTCAGTCTCGCCTACGGCTACATCATCGTTAAACAGCGCAATCTCAGCGACCTTATGCGTCATAAAGCGGAAGAGGTTATTCAGACGGTGTTTGAAGAGTTCCGAACCATGGATTTTGATGATCTGGAGGATCAGCCTGCGAGTCTGCCGGATGATCTTGAGTTTGACGAAACTCAGAATCTGAATGCCTACTGCGATCCTGAGGACGATGAAGTGCCGGATGATCCGATCTGCACGGGCAGATTTGTTTTCCGCAGCTCCTCCGGTGAGGATGTTGGGCGTGTGGATTATGAAGTTGTCTACAAGGTTTTCAGTGATGATGCTGACAATCTGGGGCTCGAAAACTCGGCTTCAGTTGTCGCCACAATCTGCTGGAGGCACAGAGGCGATTTAAAGTTCCTTTCCAGAAAATCCGTAATAATGAAAGAAGGAATGTTATGA
- the moaA gene encoding GTP 3',8-cyclase MoaA, which translates to MNNTVKDRFGREIRYLRISVTDRCNFRCKYCMPSGEFKHLEHSSILRFEDMLFATEVFASLGVHKVRVTGGEPLVRRGVTDFLRELNKIDGIDEVTLTTNGALLGKYAEDIAAAGVKRINVSLDSLKAEKYREITGGFDIQKLLESIFIAKKAGLRPVKTNSVLIRGFNDCEIYDFCEFAARADIVVRFIEFMPIGNSCEWKKENIMYGSEIIDLISKRYRIAPIEKEKTAGPAKNYKLSNGATIGIITPISNHFCSECDKLRLTADGKIRPCLLTDQETDIVDAVRSRDSDALKAAIMDALGKKDEEHHIVTDNRNERFKRTMSKIGG; encoded by the coding sequence ATGAATAATACAGTTAAAGACAGGTTCGGAAGGGAGATACGCTATCTGCGCATCTCCGTTACGGACAGATGTAATTTCCGGTGCAAGTACTGTATGCCCAGCGGCGAATTCAAGCACCTTGAGCATTCGAGCATTCTGCGCTTTGAGGATATGCTTTTCGCCACGGAGGTTTTCGCCTCTCTCGGAGTGCATAAGGTGCGTGTCACAGGCGGCGAGCCTCTGGTTCGCAGGGGCGTGACCGATTTTCTGCGGGAGCTGAATAAAATCGACGGTATAGACGAGGTGACCCTAACTACGAACGGCGCTCTTCTCGGCAAATACGCCGAAGATATAGCCGCCGCAGGGGTAAAGCGCATCAATGTGAGTCTTGATTCCCTCAAGGCGGAAAAATACAGGGAAATCACCGGAGGCTTCGATATTCAGAAGCTTCTGGAGAGCATCTTCATAGCGAAAAAGGCAGGGCTGCGTCCTGTGAAGACAAACAGTGTCCTCATCAGAGGCTTTAACGACTGCGAAATATACGACTTCTGCGAGTTCGCCGCCCGCGCGGACATAGTGGTCAGGTTCATAGAGTTCATGCCCATAGGAAACTCCTGTGAGTGGAAAAAAGAGAACATAATGTACGGTTCGGAGATCATTGATCTCATTTCCAAAAGATACAGAATCGCTCCTATTGAGAAAGAGAAGACCGCCGGACCCGCCAAGAATTATAAGCTCTCCAACGGAGCCACCATAGGAATCATCACTCCTATCTCAAACCATTTCTGCTCCGAATGCGACAAGCTGAGGCTCACAGCGGACGGGAAAATCCGCCCATGCCTCCTTACGGATCAGGAAACGGATATAGTGGACGCAGTGAGAAGCAGGGACAGTGACGCTCTCAAGGCTGCTATTATGGACGCTCTGGGCAAGAAGGACGAGGAGCACCACATCGTGACGGACAACAGAAATGAAAGATTCAAACGCACCATGTCAAAAATCGGCGGATAA
- a CDS encoding prepilin-type N-terminal cleavage/methylation domain-containing protein: protein MRKKGFSLIELLVVLVIAGVLVTALYTTYISLYSGSKQLSKVAESNIENIISSEIIRVDLSNAGFGLARGEETAAGDTLYPVGWDDGTLQIFTTYDRLEPRTHGWVLLKCEEEGVSCETDNDSDRREAVHFNGLKVIDTGTNRIIEHDLNSVTTLDFRYAVGYPYDTGAAEKFREINYRIADDCDDDGNADISDRCSPNTSVLCRGTVPVADCVGGWAVYAGYDDGGEIVYDTLANVITDDPDNLFNLRRLVLYVLVQEGQFDRNFNFGADEMVKELDFDAEDNALDQLSMPLPDESRNYRWNIMTIDTKTYNIGDKYDNE, encoded by the coding sequence ATGAGAAAAAAAGGCTTCTCGCTCATTGAGCTTCTTGTGGTGCTTGTGATAGCGGGCGTGCTTGTCACTGCGCTTTATACAACCTACATAAGCCTGTATTCAGGCTCCAAGCAGCTTTCAAAAGTAGCCGAATCAAACATAGAGAATATAATAAGCTCGGAAATAATCAGAGTCGATCTCAGCAACGCGGGCTTTGGTCTCGCCAGAGGCGAAGAGACGGCAGCGGGCGATACTCTCTACCCTGTGGGCTGGGATGACGGAACATTGCAGATTTTCACCACCTACGACAGGCTCGAACCCCGAACACACGGCTGGGTGCTGCTCAAATGCGAGGAGGAAGGAGTAAGCTGCGAGACAGACAACGATTCGGACAGAAGAGAAGCCGTTCATTTCAACGGGCTCAAGGTGATCGATACGGGAACGAACAGAATCATTGAACATGATCTGAACAGCGTTACGACTCTGGATTTCCGTTATGCGGTGGGCTATCCTTATGATACCGGCGCGGCGGAAAAATTCAGGGAAATAAACTACAGGATAGCCGATGACTGCGACGATGACGGTAATGCGGACATATCCGACAGATGCAGCCCGAATACCTCCGTTCTGTGCAGGGGCACGGTTCCCGTAGCGGACTGCGTGGGCGGCTGGGCAGTGTATGCCGGTTATGATGACGGCGGAGAAATAGTTTACGACACTCTGGCAAATGTCATTACCGACGATCCGGATAACCTTTTTAACCTCAGAAGGCTTGTGCTGTACGTTTTGGTGCAGGAAGGACAGTTTGACCGGAATTTCAACTTCGGGGCGGATGAGATGGTGAAAGAACTTGATTTTGACGCAGAGGACAATGCACTGGATCAGTTAAGCATGCCCCTCCCCGACGAAAGCAGAAATTACCGCTGGAACATTATGACTATTGATACGAAAACATACAACATAGGTGATAAGTATGATAACGAATAA
- a CDS encoding pilus assembly FimT family protein: MMNKKGLTAIELMAVMTIMGIVLTIAVINYRNLMVKANVESDTRRILTMVTSARQYSFTRKVQLHVAVDGKTVRIETEDGNLYEGLSFTGSTDFETEDDITFVSGFVTVTGTITSGGGSRAEYDCILFETNRIKAGRFVNGACDAR; encoded by the coding sequence ATGATGAACAAAAAGGGTCTGACGGCGATAGAGCTTATGGCGGTTATGACTATAATGGGGATCGTTCTCACTATAGCCGTGATCAATTACAGGAACCTTATGGTTAAGGCGAATGTAGAATCCGACACGAGACGTATTCTTACCATGGTTACATCCGCAAGGCAGTATTCCTTCACAAGGAAGGTACAGCTTCATGTGGCTGTGGACGGGAAAACCGTGAGGATAGAAACGGAAGACGGCAATTTATACGAAGGTCTCAGCTTCACGGGCTCAACTGATTTTGAAACGGAAGACGATATAACCTTTGTGAGCGGCTTTGTCACTGTAACGGGAACCATAACCTCCGGCGGCGGAAGCCGTGCGGAGTATGACTGCATACTGTTTGAGACAAACCGCATAAAAGCGGGCAGATTTGTAAACGGAGCATGCGATGCGAGATAA
- the larA gene encoding nickel-dependent lactate racemase, translated as MKDSNAPCQKSADKLNIAFGEKTLEIETGFPVDVLGAFADYAPLSDYGIQEALDQCVYSESYSACAERAEKILFILPDITRKSGMERFFPSMLAEAEKHGKEVSIIFAVGTHRAVTEDEKKRILGGEIYSKYKDRLFDHDCENLEAHAFYGITKSKTPIFINKIYLEHDLIVPIGSVSHHYFAGYGGGRKLIFPGIAAKKSILRNHMLALDVSGGGRHPLAKAGELNHNPVHRDIVDALMISRSGRNFFSVNTVLDEQGRILDMVCGDLFMAHHKACEILDSRFRITLDKKYKSLIVSCGGFPKDINMVQAQKSLDRAASAAEEGADIFLFAECADGYGNSYFRDFFDLPSSKAMLESLLADYQINRQTAFNLRTLTERFNVRLYGSLSEEDCARMGFQKLNAPEDMLRLLKPETAFIPSAYSFLFG; from the coding sequence ATGAAAGATTCAAACGCACCATGTCAAAAATCGGCGGATAAGCTGAATATCGCCTTCGGAGAGAAAACTCTTGAGATAGAAACGGGCTTTCCCGTTGATGTTCTCGGAGCGTTCGCAGATTATGCGCCCCTTTCCGATTACGGGATACAGGAGGCGCTGGATCAGTGCGTCTATTCCGAGTCTTACTCTGCCTGTGCGGAACGTGCGGAAAAGATACTGTTCATACTTCCCGACATTACCCGCAAAAGCGGCATGGAGCGTTTTTTCCCATCCATGCTCGCAGAAGCGGAGAAGCACGGAAAAGAGGTGAGCATAATCTTTGCCGTGGGAACTCACAGGGCGGTGACGGAGGATGAGAAGAAGAGGATTCTCGGCGGGGAAATCTATTCAAAATATAAGGACAGGCTTTTTGATCACGACTGCGAAAATCTGGAAGCCCACGCCTTCTACGGTATCACAAAATCAAAAACACCCATTTTTATCAATAAAATATATCTTGAGCACGACTTAATAGTTCCCATAGGCTCCGTGAGTCATCACTACTTCGCCGGTTACGGCGGCGGGCGGAAACTTATCTTCCCCGGAATAGCAGCGAAAAAATCCATACTGCGCAACCATATGCTTGCTCTGGACGTCTCCGGCGGCGGAAGGCATCCTCTCGCGAAGGCGGGGGAACTGAACCATAACCCCGTTCACCGTGACATAGTGGACGCGCTCATGATAAGCCGTTCGGGAAGAAACTTCTTCTCCGTGAACACTGTCCTTGATGAACAGGGAAGGATTCTGGATATGGTCTGCGGCGATTTGTTCATGGCGCATCATAAGGCTTGCGAGATTCTGGACAGCAGATTCCGAATCACTCTTGATAAAAAGTACAAATCCCTCATTGTTTCCTGCGGAGGATTTCCCAAGGACATCAACATGGTTCAGGCGCAGAAGTCGCTGGACAGGGCTGCTTCCGCTGCCGAGGAAGGGGCGGACATATTCCTTTTCGCTGAATGCGCCGACGGCTACGGAAACTCATATTTCCGTGATTTTTTCGATCTGCCGTCCTCAAAGGCTATGCTGGAAAGCCTCCTTGCGGATTACCAGATAAACAGGCAGACCGCTTTTAACCTGAGAACTCTTACGGAACGCTTCAATGTCCGTCTTTACGGCAGCCTCAGTGAAGAGGACTGCGCGCGTATGGGCTTTCAGAAGCTCAATGCTCCCGAAGACATGCTCCGTCTGCTCAAGCCGGAGACAGCTTTTATTCCCTCCGCCTACTCTTTTCTTTTCGGCTGA